In Desulforhopalus sp., a single genomic region encodes these proteins:
- the flhA gene encoding flagellar biosynthesis protein FlhA — translation MELATIQNSITNFDYKQMLGRSDIIAALGLVAILMMMIIPLPAIILDLFLTLSITIALLILILSLYTVKATEFSIFPSILLVTTLFRLSLNVASTRLILMHGDEGPGAAGTVIQAFGQFVVGGNYVVGVVIFVILVLINFMVITKGAGRVAEVAARFTLDAMPGKQMAIDADLNAGLINEDEARRRREEIAKEANFHGAMDGASKFVKGDAIAGIIITMINIGAGFIIGVVQKDMAMADAAANYTILTVGDGLVGQIPALIISTAAGLLVTRATGEKDFGTDLKKQFSTSPVALWVVSAILLAFAIIPGMPFVPFLLLAISMAALAFQLDKRLKVEEEKVVEKPAQAPVRREENYEEMLHVDLLQLEVGYGLIPFVDSAQDGELLNRIQSIRKQFAMNNGFIVPPVHIRDNLQLNPNQYTFSLKGVRVATAEMLPGHFMAMDPGMVTETIKGIATTEPAFGLPAIWISSEKKDRAQIAGYTVVDCTTVMATHISEIIKQHAHELIGRQEVQGLLDNLAKAYPKLVEDLIPTVLSLGTIMRVLQNLLKEGVSIRDLRTILETMADWAAATQDTDVLTEYVRHALARTISSDLAVNGVIPVITLSRPAEDAIRNSVQHKETGGYLAIDPIIAQRILDSIGKAITMFEGGSRPVLLSAPQIRPYVRSLTERYYPALTIISHNEVTPNLKVRSLGTVTLDAS, via the coding sequence ATGGAACTGGCTACCATTCAAAATTCCATTACCAATTTTGACTACAAGCAAATGCTTGGGCGCAGCGATATTATCGCTGCCCTTGGCCTTGTCGCCATCCTCATGATGATGATCATTCCCCTGCCGGCGATCATCCTCGACCTGTTCCTGACACTGAGTATTACCATTGCCCTGCTCATTCTCATCCTCAGTCTGTATACCGTCAAAGCCACAGAATTCTCGATCTTTCCGTCGATTCTGCTGGTTACCACCCTGTTCAGATTATCTCTGAACGTGGCGTCAACCCGTCTCATTCTCATGCATGGTGACGAGGGGCCGGGAGCCGCCGGAACAGTAATCCAGGCCTTCGGTCAATTCGTTGTCGGCGGCAACTATGTTGTTGGTGTGGTCATCTTTGTCATTCTGGTTCTCATCAACTTCATGGTTATCACCAAGGGCGCCGGCCGTGTTGCCGAGGTTGCCGCCCGTTTCACCCTCGACGCCATGCCCGGCAAACAGATGGCCATCGACGCCGATCTCAACGCCGGATTGATTAACGAGGATGAGGCACGCCGGCGCCGGGAAGAAATCGCCAAGGAAGCCAATTTCCACGGCGCCATGGACGGTGCCTCGAAGTTTGTTAAGGGCGATGCCATTGCCGGTATCATCATTACCATGATCAATATCGGCGCCGGCTTTATCATCGGAGTTGTACAAAAGGATATGGCGATGGCCGACGCCGCCGCCAATTACACCATTTTGACGGTAGGCGATGGCCTGGTGGGGCAGATCCCGGCCCTGATCATCTCAACTGCCGCTGGTCTTCTGGTGACCAGGGCCACCGGTGAAAAGGATTTCGGCACCGACCTCAAGAAACAGTTTTCCACCAGTCCGGTAGCCCTCTGGGTGGTGTCGGCGATCCTTCTAGCCTTTGCCATCATTCCCGGCATGCCCTTTGTGCCCTTTCTCCTCCTTGCCATATCCATGGCGGCACTTGCCTTCCAACTCGATAAGAGACTAAAGGTCGAAGAGGAGAAGGTTGTTGAAAAACCTGCCCAGGCACCGGTGCGCCGCGAGGAAAATTACGAAGAGATGCTTCATGTCGATCTGCTGCAGCTTGAGGTCGGCTATGGCCTTATCCCCTTTGTTGACTCAGCCCAGGATGGTGAACTTCTCAACCGCATTCAATCCATCCGCAAGCAGTTTGCCATGAATAACGGTTTCATCGTGCCGCCGGTACATATCAGAGACAATCTGCAGTTAAATCCCAATCAGTACACCTTCTCCCTCAAGGGTGTACGAGTCGCCACGGCCGAAATGCTGCCCGGCCATTTCATGGCCATGGACCCCGGCATGGTCACCGAGACCATCAAGGGCATTGCCACCACCGAACCGGCCTTTGGTCTGCCGGCCATCTGGATTTCCTCGGAGAAGAAGGACCGGGCGCAAATTGCTGGCTATACTGTCGTTGATTGCACAACGGTTATGGCCACCCATATCAGCGAAATCATCAAGCAGCATGCCCATGAACTGATTGGCAGACAGGAGGTTCAGGGTCTTCTCGACAACCTGGCCAAGGCCTATCCGAAGCTCGTTGAAGATCTCATTCCAACCGTCCTGTCACTTGGGACAATCATGCGCGTCCTGCAAAATCTGCTGAAAGAAGGCGTGTCGATCCGCGACCTACGGACAATTCTCGAAACCATGGCCGACTGGGCAGCGGCGACGCAAGATACCGATGTCCTGACTGAATATGTCCGTCACGCCCTGGCGAGGACGATCAGCAGTGATCTGGCGGTAAACGGCGTCATTCCGGTTATCACCTTGTCGCGGCCGGCTGAAGATGCCATTCGCAATTCGGTGCAACATAAAGAGACCGGCGGCTATCTCGCCATTGACCCGATTATCGCTCAGCGCATTCTCGACTCCATCGGCAAGGCCATCACCATGTTTGAAGGCGGCAGCCGACCGGTATTATTATCAGCTCCGCAGATTCGGCCCTATGTGCGAAGCCTGACTGAGCGCTACTACCCGGCGCTGACGATCATCTCTCACAACGAAGTCACTCCAAACCTCAAAGTCAGATCTCTTGGCACGGTGACACTCGATGCAAGTTAG
- the flhF gene encoding flagellar biosynthesis protein FlhF: MASALKMVKQELGPEALILSTRTIRNGKLGLMGKPMLEITAAIDSDFPKETAGAKAHQTSRQRESTNGQKIHTNRFRHVVDDPVSEFLHQKAAAPAPFVAPDRKQESTYAPPEDTRQSDLQNEVNELKDLVKNLAGKISQIADKEESATTGRQLKVRESDFANRFNATTVHGDHVLSLLVERGINVETSRTIAGFLRESLTEQELSSPERVQAAIKGTIEDLIQVSPPPFSTRNVQQRIALVGPTGVGKTTTLAKIAASYLSRYSNSIALITIDTYRIAAVEQLKVYGEIMHLPVDVVITAEQLEKAIARHSDKELILIDTAGRSPRDSYCIDELASFLKPELNIDKHLVLSATTREYELLDAIARFQGLGVTHTIFTKIDECANLGILLNVQIQNANPLSFFANGQRVPEDLLVASPQIAAELIMSPKEGSMHD, from the coding sequence ATGGCATCTGCGCTGAAAATGGTCAAACAGGAGCTGGGCCCCGAGGCCCTGATACTCTCGACAAGGACCATCCGCAACGGCAAGCTTGGCCTAATGGGCAAACCCATGCTTGAGATCACCGCAGCCATCGACTCTGATTTCCCCAAAGAAACAGCCGGAGCAAAAGCCCACCAAACCTCCAGGCAACGAGAATCGACGAATGGCCAAAAGATACATACCAACCGCTTCCGCCATGTAGTCGATGACCCGGTTTCTGAATTTCTCCATCAGAAAGCCGCTGCCCCGGCGCCATTCGTCGCTCCTGACCGTAAGCAAGAAAGCACTTATGCCCCCCCGGAGGATACCCGGCAATCAGATCTGCAAAACGAAGTCAATGAGCTGAAGGACTTGGTAAAAAACCTGGCCGGCAAGATCTCGCAAATTGCCGATAAAGAAGAATCGGCGACCACCGGCCGGCAATTAAAGGTTAGAGAGAGCGACTTCGCCAATCGCTTCAACGCAACTACCGTGCATGGCGACCATGTCCTTTCTCTGCTTGTCGAACGAGGAATAAACGTCGAAACATCAAGGACTATTGCGGGATTTCTCAGGGAAAGCCTTACCGAACAGGAACTGAGCAGCCCGGAACGGGTCCAGGCGGCAATCAAGGGCACCATCGAAGATCTTATTCAGGTCAGCCCTCCGCCCTTCTCCACCAGGAACGTTCAACAGCGTATTGCCCTGGTTGGCCCGACCGGAGTCGGCAAGACCACAACCCTTGCCAAGATCGCCGCATCGTATCTGAGCAGATACTCCAATTCCATCGCTCTTATCACCATCGACACCTACCGTATCGCTGCGGTTGAGCAACTGAAGGTCTACGGAGAGATTATGCATCTGCCGGTCGATGTGGTCATAACCGCGGAACAATTGGAGAAAGCCATTGCCAGGCATAGCGACAAGGAACTCATCCTCATCGATACCGCCGGCCGCAGCCCTCGCGATAGCTACTGCATCGATGAGCTGGCCTCCTTTCTCAAGCCTGAGCTGAACATTGACAAGCATCTGGTACTGTCAGCCACCACCCGGGAGTATGAGCTTCTTGATGCTATTGCTCGTTTCCAAGGCCTCGGTGTCACCCATACAATTTTTACCAAGATTGATGAGTGCGCCAATCTTGGAATATTGCTTAATGTTCAGATACAAAATGCCAATCCCCTGTCGTTTTTCGCCAACGGCCAACGGGTTCCGGAAGACCTGCTTGTGGCGAGTCCACAGATTGCCGCAGAACTGATCATGTCTCCAAAGGAAGGATCAATGCATGACTAA
- a CDS encoding MinD/ParA family protein, whose product MTNISRPAADQAKTLRDLNTTRPGQVQQKDDQPTSVYAITSGKGGVGKTALVANLAYVLASMGKRVLILDADLGLANIDVVFGISPTFNLNHFFTGEQDLQTIMVEGPMGIKILPAGSGIQNFTNLNSQQKMRLLDGLDAMQNHFDFVLIDTEAGISENVTYFNTAAQEILVITTPDPTAITDAYALMKLLSTQYHEKNFNLVVNQIETEEDALDVYRKLTMVANRYLDISIDYLGSIPADRQMVESIRKQKVISELYPGSKITQAFRQLAGRICSEPTQASPKGNLQFFWKKLLHMGG is encoded by the coding sequence ATGACTAATATCTCCCGCCCGGCGGCCGATCAGGCCAAGACCCTCCGGGATCTCAACACCACTCGCCCCGGCCAGGTACAGCAAAAAGACGATCAGCCCACCAGCGTCTACGCAATCACCAGCGGCAAGGGTGGCGTCGGCAAAACCGCCTTGGTCGCCAACCTGGCCTACGTCCTCGCCTCGATGGGCAAGCGGGTGCTTATCCTCGATGCCGATCTCGGTCTGGCTAATATCGATGTTGTCTTCGGTATCTCGCCAACCTTTAATCTCAACCATTTCTTTACCGGCGAACAGGATCTGCAAACGATCATGGTCGAGGGACCGATGGGAATCAAGATCCTTCCTGCCGGCTCGGGTATCCAAAATTTTACCAACCTCAATTCGCAACAGAAGATGCGCCTTCTCGACGGTCTCGATGCCATGCAGAACCACTTTGATTTTGTTCTGATCGATACCGAGGCGGGTATTTCTGAAAATGTTACTTATTTTAATACTGCGGCCCAGGAGATACTGGTCATCACCACACCCGATCCGACGGCAATTACAGATGCCTACGCCTTGATGAAACTGCTGTCGACGCAGTATCATGAGAAGAACTTTAATTTGGTGGTCAACCAGATAGAGACTGAAGAGGACGCCCTTGATGTCTACCGGAAATTGACCATGGTTGCCAATAGATATCTTGATATTTCAATAGATTATTTGGGTTCAATCCCGGCCGACAGGCAGATGGTCGAGTCAATTCGCAAACAAAAGGTTATCAGCGAACTCTATCCGGGATCAAAAATCACCCAGGCATTTCGCCAGCTGGCCGGTCGCATCTGTTCCGAGCCAACCCAGGCCTCGCCAAAGGGTAATCTCCAGTTCTTCTGGAAAAAGTTGCTGCATATGGGGGGATAG
- a CDS encoding FliA/WhiG family RNA polymerase sigma factor translates to MLYNHTPQIENRTQLIHDHLYLVDIISRRMVTQVPSFMNRDDIKSAGMLGLLDAANKFDASKNILFKTFAEYRIRGAILDEMRKLDWFSRSLRDKQNKIGKTVSDLELKLGRDPEDHEIAKAMDLSLEEYRSVLVEVSHLGCVSLHETLDHSEEGQSFLDNLTDERPGSLPGARIEDQQLTTAIAQVLGQLSEKERLVISLYYYEELTQKEIAEAMELSEGRVSQLHSQALIKLKSKLDTRL, encoded by the coding sequence ATGCTCTACAATCATACTCCTCAAATCGAAAACCGCACCCAGCTCATCCACGATCACCTATATCTGGTTGATATAATTTCCCGGAGGATGGTGACCCAGGTTCCTTCCTTTATGAACCGGGATGACATCAAAAGTGCCGGAATGCTTGGACTTCTTGATGCAGCAAACAAGTTCGACGCCAGCAAGAATATCCTTTTCAAGACCTTTGCGGAATACCGGATCCGTGGCGCAATCCTCGATGAAATGCGCAAACTCGACTGGTTTTCCAGATCACTTCGCGACAAGCAGAACAAGATCGGCAAAACCGTCAGCGACCTGGAACTGAAGCTGGGCCGTGATCCGGAAGACCACGAAATTGCCAAAGCCATGGATCTTTCCCTGGAAGAGTACCGCTCGGTTCTCGTCGAGGTCAGCCATCTTGGTTGCGTCAGTCTCCATGAAACCCTTGATCATTCTGAAGAAGGCCAATCCTTTCTCGATAACCTCACCGACGAACGGCCTGGCTCCTTGCCCGGGGCAAGGATTGAGGACCAGCAACTGACCACCGCTATTGCCCAGGTTCTTGGTCAGCTCTCAGAAAAGGAACGATTGGTAATTTCTCTTTATTACTACGAAGAGCTTACCCAAAAAGAAATTGCCGAGGCCATGGAGCTTTCCGAAGGCCGGGTAAGCCAATTGCACAGCCAGGCCCTGATCAAGTTGAAATCCAAATTGGATACTCGGCTATAG
- the flgF gene encoding flagellar basal-body rod protein FlgF: MVSGKYSALSGAIAREQAISNISNNLANISTSGYRRSQVSFEAILRGEKQTQEARGINYSRVRQNFSDFSSGPIRQTDDPLNFAIHGDGFFKVQGANGPLYTRRGDFMINAQGLLMTSNGLPVLDEANGQITIPDTDTSRIAVGDDGTIFTLGPQGARSEVGKVAIAEIADKKQLKRESDTAFSLAQGGTEQPSTTARLIQGSLEQSNINMSSELTQMIDSYRAFETYHKVLKSYSAISETQDDLGTLG, from the coding sequence ATGGTATCCGGAAAATACAGCGCCCTATCCGGGGCGATAGCAAGAGAACAGGCGATCAGCAATATCAGCAACAATCTTGCGAACATCAGTACCAGCGGCTATCGCCGGTCGCAGGTCAGTTTTGAAGCCATACTCCGCGGCGAAAAGCAGACACAAGAAGCACGAGGGATCAATTACAGCCGGGTCCGCCAAAATTTCAGCGATTTTTCCAGCGGCCCGATTCGACAAACCGATGACCCCCTCAACTTTGCCATACACGGCGATGGTTTTTTCAAGGTTCAGGGCGCAAACGGCCCGCTATATACCAGACGCGGTGATTTCATGATTAATGCCCAAGGCCTGCTCATGACCAGTAACGGCCTGCCAGTGCTTGATGAGGCCAATGGCCAAATCACCATCCCTGATACCGATACCAGCCGGATAGCCGTTGGGGATGACGGCACGATCTTTACCCTCGGCCCACAGGGGGCACGTTCGGAGGTCGGCAAAGTTGCAATCGCCGAGATTGCCGACAAAAAACAACTGAAACGTGAATCCGATACCGCCTTTTCCCTGGCCCAGGGCGGCACTGAACAACCAAGCACGACCGCCCGGTTGATCCAGGGTAGCCTTGAACAGTCAAACATCAACATGTCCTCGGAATTGACCCAGATGATTGATAGTTACCGTGCCTTTGAGACCTACCATAAGGTACTGAAAAGTTACTCGGCAATCAGCGAGACGCAAGATGACCTCGGCACCCTCGGCTAA
- the flgG gene encoding flagellar basal-body rod protein FlgG, translating into MIRSLWTGTTGMHSQQLNIDVISNNLANVSTNGFKKSRADFQDLLYQTMKVPGSQSSADTESPTGILVGLGVRPAAVSKVFSQGDLIQTLNELDVAIEGEGFIQVSMPNGNTGYTRCGALKRDSNGRLTTSDGYPILPAITLPDGSRQITISDSGIVSAIIGADTVSTEIGTIELASFTNNSGLSAIGKNLFAETAASGTPQTGVPGSDGYGTLLQTYLEGSNVNIVEELASMITTQRAYEINSKTIQTSDEMMQTTNNLI; encoded by the coding sequence ATGATCCGTTCACTTTGGACCGGCACGACCGGCATGCACAGTCAGCAACTCAATATCGACGTTATCTCCAACAACCTCGCCAACGTCAGCACTAACGGCTTTAAAAAGAGCAGAGCCGATTTCCAGGACCTTCTTTACCAGACGATGAAGGTACCCGGCAGCCAAAGTTCCGCCGATACTGAATCGCCAACCGGCATTCTGGTAGGTCTTGGCGTCAGGCCTGCAGCCGTGTCGAAGGTATTCTCCCAGGGAGATCTTATCCAGACCTTAAACGAGCTCGACGTGGCCATCGAAGGTGAAGGTTTTATCCAGGTTAGCATGCCGAACGGCAACACCGGTTATACCCGCTGCGGCGCCCTGAAGCGCGACAGCAACGGCCGGCTGACCACCTCCGATGGCTATCCGATTCTCCCAGCGATAACACTTCCCGATGGTTCTCGGCAGATTACCATCAGTGACAGCGGCATCGTCAGCGCCATAATCGGCGCCGATACGGTCTCAACAGAAATCGGTACCATCGAGCTGGCAAGTTTTACCAATAACAGCGGCCTATCCGCCATCGGCAAGAACCTTTTTGCCGAAACCGCCGCCTCCGGAACCCCGCAAACCGGGGTTCCCGGCAGCGACGGCTACGGCACATTGCTGCAAACCTACCTGGAGGGTTCCAACGTTAATATCGTCGAGGAACTGGCCAGTATGATCACCACCCAGAGGGCTTATGAAATCAACTCAAAGACCATTCAAACCTCTGATGAGATGATGCAAACAACCAACAACCTGATCTAA
- the flgA gene encoding flagellar basal body P-ring formation chaperone FlgA: MMIRFLLIMVLFFSSARVAPALEITFNKRAQVTDSVIRLGDVATFDEQTSLTEALATQPIGQAPPPGESLFLRAQNIKQGFASNHSLPGDTSWGGSGTISVSREGVIISPDRIKEIIAEFIEANKKNLPKAEIQFIAQSLPLPFTIPKGNLDYEVIPSNPAILGSSSMAIIFKVDDKVVRNMSVRGKIEALAEVVTASEPLKKGLILRPQHLKMATMNIGENANTALSPDEVVGMQLVRPLAAGSPIATSMIEALPIIKRGQKVRIIVTSGALHLTATGFAHNDGKLDEMIKVQNLNSNKTIYGRVAAPGTVEVIL; this comes from the coding sequence ATGATGATCCGATTTCTGCTCATAATGGTGCTCTTTTTCTCTTCGGCACGTGTTGCTCCGGCGCTTGAGATCACCTTCAACAAAAGGGCCCAAGTCACCGATTCGGTTATCCGACTAGGTGATGTGGCGACCTTTGACGAGCAGACTTCTCTGACGGAGGCCTTAGCCACCCAGCCGATCGGCCAGGCGCCACCACCAGGAGAATCCCTCTTTCTTCGCGCCCAAAATATCAAACAGGGTTTTGCCTCAAATCATTCTCTGCCAGGCGACACCTCCTGGGGGGGATCGGGAACTATCAGTGTCAGCCGAGAAGGTGTCATTATTTCGCCCGATCGGATTAAGGAAATTATTGCCGAGTTTATTGAGGCCAATAAGAAAAACCTGCCAAAGGCTGAAATCCAGTTTATCGCCCAATCCCTGCCCCTGCCCTTTACCATCCCCAAGGGCAACCTTGACTATGAGGTCATACCGTCCAACCCTGCGATTTTAGGCAGTTCCAGTATGGCGATTATCTTTAAGGTCGACGACAAGGTAGTGAGAAACATGTCAGTCCGGGGCAAAATCGAGGCTCTCGCCGAAGTCGTTACCGCCTCGGAACCACTGAAAAAGGGCCTCATCCTCCGTCCGCAACACCTGAAAATGGCCACCATGAACATAGGTGAAAATGCCAATACTGCACTTTCCCCGGATGAAGTTGTCGGCATGCAGCTCGTAAGACCATTAGCTGCCGGCAGCCCGATAGCCACCTCCATGATTGAGGCCCTGCCGATTATTAAACGCGGCCAAAAGGTCAGGATTATTGTGACATCCGGGGCGCTGCACCTTACGGCAACCGGCTTTGCCCACAATGACGGCAAACTTGACGAGATGATTAAGGTGCAAAATCTCAACTCCAATAAAACCATTTATGGCCGCGTTGCAGCGCCAGGCACGGTGGAGGTCATTTTGTGA
- a CDS encoding flagellar basal body L-ring protein FlgH: MKNLLLSLAALLFLSSCALPEKPPMAIREPLEEIEPPVVESNEPGSLWRESNHSMFADRKGRDVGDIVTVIISEKASASKEATTSTKRTSNMSASIPNFFGLENDKIWAKSHNPIDIQNLVNADFANGFDGNGTTTRKEDLSAFLTTQVVGRYPNGQLKIRGGKEVMVNNEVQIIYLTGIVRPVDITSDNTVNSTKILNARISYTGKGAISDKQEPGWAMRMLDYVWPF, translated from the coding sequence ATGAAAAATCTTCTTTTATCCCTGGCAGCGCTCTTGTTTCTTAGCTCCTGCGCCCTACCGGAAAAACCTCCGATGGCGATTCGTGAACCGCTTGAGGAGATCGAGCCGCCGGTAGTCGAAAGCAACGAGCCCGGATCATTGTGGCGGGAGAGCAACCATTCGATGTTTGCCGACCGCAAAGGCCGGGATGTCGGCGATATCGTCACGGTAATCATCTCCGAAAAGGCCAGCGCCTCCAAGGAAGCAACCACCTCGACAAAACGCACCAGCAATATGTCGGCCTCTATTCCCAATTTCTTCGGTTTGGAGAATGACAAGATTTGGGCCAAAAGCCACAACCCTATTGATATCCAGAATCTGGTGAATGCCGATTTTGCCAACGGTTTTGACGGCAACGGCACCACCACCCGCAAAGAGGATCTGAGTGCCTTTCTCACCACCCAGGTGGTCGGTCGCTACCCCAACGGCCAACTGAAGATCCGCGGCGGCAAGGAGGTTATGGTCAACAACGAGGTGCAGATCATCTATCTGACCGGCATTGTCAGACCGGTGGACATCACCTCCGACAATACCGTCAACTCCACGAAGATTCTCAATGCCCGGATCAGCTATACCGGCAAAGGCGCAATCAGCGACAAACAGGAACCCGGCTGGGCAATGCGCATGCTTGATTATGTCTGGCCGTTCTGA
- a CDS encoding flagellar basal body P-ring protein FlgI, translated as MKTLLALIMTFFLCAPPLADAARVKDLAQLHGVRNNQLLGYGLITGLNGTGDDMKKSVFTLQAVYNMMTRHGITINPDSMNDIKVKNVAAVMVTATLPPFAKSGSTIDIQVSSMGDSKSLAGGTLLMTPLVGPDGNVYAVAQGSLSTGSFAFGGKAAQVQKNHPTVGSISGGAIIERSLTSDLGAGGRLEYQLRNADFTTTANMAETINKSFGPGTAFADPSGTVKVAIPEQFKEDVVTFVAAVEVLEVETDAPARVVVNERTGTIVMGRDVRLSTVAVSHGNLSLIIRDDATVSQPNPLAEGQTVITPKTKATVVEEDGQLVLLDMKKGVSIGEIANALNAIGATPRDLIAIFQAIKASGSLHGELIIL; from the coding sequence ATGAAAACTCTCCTTGCCCTGATCATGACATTTTTCCTCTGTGCCCCTCCCCTTGCTGACGCAGCCAGGGTGAAGGATCTGGCGCAGCTGCACGGCGTTCGCAACAACCAGCTCCTAGGCTACGGCCTGATCACCGGCCTGAACGGCACCGGCGATGACATGAAGAAGTCGGTCTTCACCCTCCAGGCCGTATACAATATGATGACCAGACACGGCATCACCATCAACCCCGACAGCATGAACGACATCAAGGTCAAAAACGTTGCCGCGGTCATGGTTACCGCCACCCTGCCGCCCTTTGCCAAATCCGGGTCGACTATCGATATCCAGGTCTCGTCAATGGGTGACTCAAAAAGCCTTGCCGGCGGCACCCTGCTCATGACCCCGCTGGTCGGGCCGGACGGCAACGTCTACGCTGTCGCCCAGGGCTCACTGTCGACCGGCTCCTTTGCCTTTGGCGGCAAGGCGGCGCAGGTGCAAAAAAACCATCCAACCGTCGGCAGCATCTCCGGCGGGGCAATCATCGAGCGTTCTTTGACCAGTGATCTCGGTGCCGGCGGCCGGCTGGAATATCAGCTGCGCAATGCCGACTTTACCACTACCGCCAACATGGCAGAAACAATCAATAAAAGTTTTGGCCCGGGCACCGCCTTCGCCGATCCTTCCGGCACTGTAAAAGTGGCGATTCCTGAGCAATTCAAAGAAGATGTCGTGACTTTTGTAGCGGCGGTCGAGGTACTTGAGGTCGAGACCGATGCCCCGGCACGGGTGGTAGTCAATGAGCGGACCGGAACCATCGTCATGGGCCGGGACGTTCGATTGTCGACTGTTGCCGTATCCCATGGCAACCTGAGCCTTATTATCCGTGATGACGCCACTGTTTCCCAGCCCAATCCCTTAGCTGAAGGACAAACCGTCATCACCCCGAAAACCAAGGCAACGGTTGTTGAAGAAGATGGACAGCTTGTGCTTCTCGACATGAAAAAGGGTGTGTCGATCGGCGAAATTGCCAATGCCCTCAACGCCATCGGCGCGACCCCCAGGGACCTCATTGCCATCTTCCAGGCGATCAAGGCCTCCGGCTCCCTGCACGGCGAGCTGATTATCCTTTAA
- a CDS encoding rod-binding protein: protein MDFQIDPRITASRSSQPVTDRKAKDLASLKKSSQEFEAMLLMEMQKAMRKSVMDGGLFEKDTASEIFRDMLDSETAKAASQSKSLGIAEAMYKQMAAVIEKKKQP from the coding sequence ATGGATTTTCAAATCGATCCCCGCATCACAGCTAGCCGTTCAAGCCAACCGGTCACAGACCGCAAGGCAAAGGATCTGGCTTCCTTAAAAAAATCGAGCCAGGAGTTCGAGGCTATGCTCCTTATGGAGATGCAAAAGGCTATGCGCAAATCGGTAATGGATGGCGGGCTCTTTGAAAAGGACACCGCGTCGGAAATTTTCCGGGATATGCTCGACAGCGAAACGGCGAAGGCCGCCAGCCAGAGCAAAAGTCTTGGCATCGCTGAGGCAATGTACAAACAAATGGCCGCCGTTATCGAAAAGAAAAAACAGCCTTGA
- the flgM gene encoding flagellar biosynthesis anti-sigma factor FlgM gives MSVEFFGVGGPGQIGSLKKSQNIKGDKKIEGGGEDKVQFSSVLQDVHRAQSATASGDVERAARVKELQAQIKDGSYQPDLQKVSASLLQFLVENR, from the coding sequence ATGAGCGTAGAATTTTTTGGAGTCGGCGGTCCGGGACAAATCGGCAGTCTGAAAAAGTCGCAGAATATTAAAGGCGACAAGAAGATTGAAGGTGGGGGAGAAGACAAAGTACAGTTTTCCTCAGTACTTCAGGATGTTCATCGGGCACAGTCGGCAACGGCCAGTGGCGATGTGGAGCGGGCTGCACGAGTGAAAGAGTTGCAAGCTCAGATCAAGGATGGCTCATACCAGCCGGATCTGCAAAAAGTCTCCGCCTCATTGTTACAATTCTTAGTTGAGAATAGATAA
- a CDS encoding flagellar protein FlgN — translation METKTTHDYLVRLRDVILQERECAKALDMQGMIEAMQAKEDIVKVLAHVKVIDEQDKPIAAQIRSENRRNAFLFKSTLGWIRQTMEFFGQKTVTSTYSAHGYSVASQVNGRLLSGRI, via the coding sequence ATGGAAACCAAGACCACACACGACTATCTCGTCCGCCTCCGCGACGTCATTCTTCAGGAAAGAGAGTGCGCCAAGGCTCTTGACATGCAGGGGATGATTGAGGCCATGCAAGCGAAGGAAGATATCGTCAAGGTGCTGGCCCACGTCAAGGTTATCGACGAGCAGGACAAACCAATCGCCGCCCAGATCCGCTCAGAAAATCGCCGCAACGCCTTTCTCTTTAAATCGACTCTCGGATGGATCAGACAAACAATGGAGTTTTTTGGCCAGAAAACCGTGACCTCAACCTATTCTGCCCACGGCTACTCGGTTGCGTCCCAGGTCAATGGCCGCCTCCTCTCAGGGAGGATCTGA